A part of Corynebacterium afermentans subsp. lipophilum genomic DNA contains:
- a CDS encoding DUF559 domain-containing protein codes for MRAELVDKRRLTHDFFPDGEFVELEPTVWFPAATWGELKYHERQWLRVEAAAMVSNAAVLVGRSAARKLGMWVISRGEEPVELTLPSRSVSQSRAQSGRYAFRFSKLRRDEQLIYEGHCLSTPIRTFIDIARYHGFLEGLIAADYLLRRGIERDAIEKEIRKMGRAKGIGVARKCLEHAIPNSDSAYESLARGLLIEAGIGPVVAQARIERYFADLLVQGWLIIEIDGEIKYERDDASEVWKKEFSRQKRIGNKGYVILRFESKLLREQPHVFIAEVRAALAGTEVLAARMG; via the coding sequence TTGAGGGCGGAGCTCGTCGATAAGCGAAGGCTCACGCACGACTTCTTCCCTGACGGGGAGTTTGTGGAGCTGGAACCGACTGTGTGGTTTCCGGCCGCGACGTGGGGCGAGCTGAAATACCACGAGCGGCAGTGGCTGCGCGTGGAGGCCGCCGCGATGGTGAGCAACGCCGCCGTGTTGGTGGGGAGGTCGGCGGCGCGGAAGCTGGGCATGTGGGTGATTTCACGCGGAGAGGAACCGGTGGAACTGACGCTGCCGTCGCGGAGTGTGTCGCAGAGCCGAGCCCAAAGTGGGCGCTACGCGTTTCGGTTTTCCAAGCTTCGGCGCGACGAGCAGTTGATCTACGAGGGGCACTGTCTTTCCACCCCGATCCGCACGTTCATCGACATCGCTCGCTACCACGGGTTCCTCGAAGGGCTCATCGCCGCCGACTACCTCCTGCGGCGCGGCATCGAACGGGACGCGATTGAAAAAGAGATCCGGAAGATGGGACGGGCGAAGGGGATCGGTGTGGCTCGGAAGTGTTTGGAGCACGCCATCCCGAACTCGGATTCGGCGTACGAATCCCTGGCCAGGGGGTTGTTAATCGAGGCTGGGATCGGGCCGGTGGTCGCCCAAGCCAGGATCGAGCGCTACTTTGCCGACCTTTTAGTTCAGGGATGGCTGATCATCGAGATCGACGGGGAGATCAAGTACGAGCGCGACGACGCCAGCGAGGTGTGGAAGAAAGAATTCAGCCGGCAGAAGCGGATCGGCAACAAGGGGTACGTCATCTTGCGGTTCGAGTCCAAGCTCCTGCGAGAACAGCCCCACGTGTTCATCGCGGAAGTTCGGGCTGCGTTGGCCGGCACCGAGGTGCTTGCGGCGCGGATGGGCTAG